The window ATGCAGCAGATCTTGAAAGTAAACTGCATTTATTGTTTAAGGAGCATAGGGTGAATGAGAGGCGAGAGTTTTTTAAGGTTTCACCAGAAAAAATTGTATTAGCAATAAGTATTGGGACATATAAAGAAATAACACCAGGGAAAGCGGATATAGAGGATGAGGGAAGAATTGCACTAGAGAGGGTAAGGGCGAATAGGTCCCCATTGAGATTAAATGCAATAGGTATAAATAAAGGAGATGTGCTTTCATTTTCTAGAGATGAAAGTATAACTGTTACGGTTGGCGACGGCGGTAAAGTTATATTAGATGGGGAATTGCTAAGCTTATCACCAGCAGCACTAAAGGTATTAAATTCTAAAGGATATAAATCAACATCGGTTAATGGGGCATTGTATTGGGTGTATGACGGAGAATTATTGTCTGACAGAAGAGATAGGTTGGAAGCGGAACAGTATGAGGAAACCAAAGAAGATGAGATATAAGTAGGTGTTAGATCAGACCGCCCAACAAAGCGTTGAAGCTGACGACTCTTCAGTCACGCTTTTATTCCTATCGATGGTAAAAGCGCGCCTTCGATTCGCAGCTTAACGCTGGCGTTAGGCGTACAGCAATAAAAGGAGGCAAGTCCAAATGATAAAAAACTTAAAGCATCAACCGCTAATCGGAGAAATTTTGCCAGGTTCTTTGACGGTAGGATTAATAGCTGTGTCCTATTTTAACATTCATAGGTACGAGTTATCTTTAATAACAAAAGATACAATAAATGGGATATTTGCATTAACAATATTATTTCTAAGTGCATGGACAACAGGGACAATATACGATGCCATTAGAAATGGGATAGTTGAAGATTTACTAGATCGCAAAAATCCCATTTCGTGGGACTTCTTTTTCAAAGAAAATATTGATAAAGTTCACCAGATTGAAGAATATTATTTTTGTTATTACACATTAGAAATAAATTATTTGATAGGCATATTTATATTTGCTGTACTTCATTTGCCAGTGTTGAAATATATAGGGATCCCATATATTGAGTTAAGCCCTTTAGCAATATGGGCATGGATGTCATTGGCAATAGTT is drawn from Candidatus Deferrimicrobiaceae bacterium and contains these coding sequences:
- a CDS encoding GIY-YIG nuclease family protein produces the protein MPEIVYLLTNEFMPGLVKIGRTGDSVESRISTLSANSGVPAPFECYFAAEVNNAADLESKLHLLFKEHRVNERREFFKVSPEKIVLAISIGTYKEITPGKADIEDEGRIALERVRANRSPLRLNAIGINKGDVLSFSRDESITVTVGDGGKVILDGELLSLSPAALKVLNSKGYKSTSVNGALYWVYDGELLSDRRDRLEAEQYEETKEDEI